A genomic segment from Thamnophis elegans isolate rThaEle1 chromosome 3, rThaEle1.pri, whole genome shotgun sequence encodes:
- the LOC116505508 gene encoding solute carrier family 25 member 36-A-like, translated as MSLRREPSRAHRRESRGMARRSTALHLVAGGLGGTAGAILTCPLEVVKTRLQSSTLAPRPVCLTAVQLQGVNGTFVRPGLPRIGFIELLRVILEKEGVRSLFRGLGPNLIGVAPSRAIYFAAYSGAKERLNTVLMPESKKVHMISAACAGITSATLTNPIWLVKTRMQLERSGRNERCTSALQCAMRVYYREGLRGFYRGVTASYAGVTETVIHFVLYEALKQRLREHQLLLTPSVVLSPSGQDFCGLMAAAAVSKTCASCIAYPHEVVRTRLREEGCRYRSFVQTLQLVAREEGPLALYRGLSAHLLRQIPNAAIIMVTYELIIHLATKM; from the exons ATGAGCCTTCGGCGGGAGCCCAGCCGGGCACATAGGCGCGAGTCAAGAGGGATGGCCCGCCGCAGCACGGCTCTGCACCTCGTGGCAGGCGG ATTAGGTGGAACAGCAGGAGCCATTCTGACTTGCCCATTGGAAGTAGTGAAGACCCGCCTGCAGTCCTCCACCTTGGCTCCAAGACCTGTTTGCTTAACTGCAGTACAGTTGCAAGGAGTGAATGGAACATTTGTCCGCCCAGGGCTCCCCAGGATCGGCTTTATTGAGCTACTAAG AGTCATTCTAGAGAAGGAAGGTGTTCGCTCCCTGTTTCGAGGTCTGGGACCTAATCTTATTGGAGTTGCTCCTTCCAG GGCCATTTATTTTGCTGCATATTCGGGAGCTAAGGAGAGACTCAACACAGTGCTTATGCCAGAGTCCAAGAAAGTTCACATGATTTCAGCAGCCTGTGCAG GTATCACATCCGCCACTTTGACCAATCCTATCTGGTTAGTGAAGACTAGGATGCAATTGGAGCGCAG tgGCAGAAACGAGAGGTGCACCAGTGCCCTTCAATGTGCCATGCGAGTTTACTACAGAGAAGGTCTGCGTGGCTTTTACCGCGGGGTTACTGCCTCCTATGCTGGTGTCACCGAAACAGTGATCCACTTTGTGCTTTACGAGGCTTTGAAGCAGCGACTCAGGGAACATCAGCTACTCTTGACTCCATCAGTTGTCTTATCACCCAGTGGCCAAGACTTCTGTGGGCTGATGGCAGCAGCGGCTGTCTCCAAAACATGTGCTTCGTGCATTGCCTATCCACATG AGGTTGTTCGAACCCGGCTACGTGAGGAGGGATGTCGTTATCGCTCCTTTGTGCAAACTCTCCAGCTTGTGGCCAGAGAAGAAGGCCCCTTAGCTCTTTATCGTGGACTTTCAGCTCATCTTCTTCGTCAGATCCCCAATGCTGCAATCATTATGGTTACCTATGAGCTGATTATTCACTTGGCAACCAAAATGTGA